In Bradyrhizobium erythrophlei, a single genomic region encodes these proteins:
- the flbT gene encoding flagellar biosynthesis repressor FlbT encodes MALKVELKPHERIIIGSCVITNTDQRARLLIDGEKIPILREKDIMTPETADTPAKLIYLAVQLMYISPDPRMNHGTYFNLVRDLVTAAPSTWSLIENINTAILNGELYHALKAAKKLVAYEKELLDQAREQQAGATAAA; translated from the coding sequence ATGGCGCTCAAAGTCGAACTCAAGCCGCACGAACGGATCATCATCGGCTCTTGCGTGATCACCAACACGGATCAGCGCGCCCGGCTTTTGATCGACGGCGAGAAAATTCCAATCCTTCGCGAGAAGGACATCATGACGCCGGAAACCGCCGACACGCCGGCAAAGCTGATCTATCTGGCGGTGCAACTGATGTACATTTCGCCGGACCCACGAATGAATCACGGCACCTACTTCAATCTCGTGCGTGACCTCGTCACTGCGGCGCCCAGCACATGGTCGCTGATCGAGAACATCAACACCGCCATCCTGAACGGCGAGCTCTATCACGCGCTCAAGGCAGCGAAGAAGCTTGTTGCCTACGAGAAAGAGCTTCTGGACCAAGCCCGCGAGCAGCAAGCGGGCGCGACCGCAGCCGCCTGA
- a CDS encoding ATP-grasp domain-containing protein, translating into MRPEAESSLSHRTGVPRPGCAERIGLARLTKAAEAGHDLRPLWRRLIARLLDGTIEAGEGLDLSVIAQLLGDKEAGLAIQHTILASHQLFRSPCAARPPGLRILALAASTDIGSNTPIEFLLERSGIELTTLYVMPNVAWPDWLPPHDVAMVIASDSDDCRAALDKIAHAAPNWPRPLLNLPEFIGRLDRDKLHGLLGGIEGLVIPQTRCVTREQLLELSQSASALSGLAPDLAFPVIVRPRGSHAGKGLAKLDDTNAIEEYLSEHAEDLFFVSRFVDYQSDDGLFRKYRIVLIDGQPYACHLAVADRWDIWYMNAQMAASAEKRREEETFMETFDAGFAERHRAALSALAKRIGLDYFTVDCAETSEGSLLIFEADNTAIVHDMDPPDIFPYKVPQMRKVFDAFVAMLHRRSGRPAEAAA; encoded by the coding sequence ATGCGGCCTGAGGCGGAATCTTCCCTCTCGCATCGAACCGGTGTTCCCCGGCCGGGTTGCGCTGAGCGCATCGGCCTTGCAAGACTGACGAAAGCCGCCGAAGCCGGGCACGACCTTCGCCCGCTGTGGCGGCGGCTGATCGCAAGGCTGCTCGACGGTACGATCGAAGCGGGCGAGGGGCTCGATCTTTCGGTGATCGCGCAATTGCTCGGCGACAAGGAAGCGGGGCTCGCGATCCAGCACACCATCCTGGCTTCGCATCAACTGTTCCGCTCGCCGTGCGCGGCCAGACCACCGGGTTTGCGGATCCTGGCGCTGGCGGCTTCCACCGACATCGGCAGCAACACGCCGATCGAATTCCTGCTTGAGCGCAGCGGGATCGAATTGACGACACTCTATGTGATGCCCAACGTTGCCTGGCCCGACTGGTTGCCGCCGCATGACGTCGCGATGGTGATCGCTTCCGACTCCGACGATTGCCGAGCTGCGCTGGACAAGATCGCCCACGCCGCGCCGAACTGGCCGCGGCCGCTGCTCAATCTGCCGGAATTCATCGGCCGCCTCGATCGCGACAAGCTGCACGGCTTGCTCGGCGGTATCGAGGGGCTGGTTATTCCGCAGACAAGATGCGTGACGCGCGAACAATTGTTAGAGCTTTCGCAATCGGCGTCCGCGCTCTCTGGCCTCGCGCCCGATCTCGCTTTTCCCGTCATCGTCAGGCCGCGCGGCTCGCATGCGGGCAAGGGACTTGCGAAGCTTGATGACACAAACGCGATTGAAGAGTACCTCAGCGAGCACGCGGAAGATTTGTTTTTCGTGTCGCGCTTTGTCGATTATCAAAGCGACGATGGCCTGTTCCGAAAATATCGCATCGTCCTGATCGACGGGCAGCCTTACGCATGCCATCTCGCCGTCGCCGACCGCTGGGACATCTGGTACATGAATGCGCAGATGGCGGCGAGCGCGGAGAAGCGCCGCGAAGAAGAAACCTTCATGGAGACGTTCGACGCCGGCTTTGCAGAGCGCCATCGCGCGGCGCTGTCCGCTCTTGCGAAGCGCATCGGGCTCGATTATTTCACGGTTGATTGCGCGGAAACCAGTGAAGGATCATTGCTGATCTTCGAAGCCGACAACACGGCGATCGTCCACGACATGGATCCGCCCGATATCTTTCCGTACAAGGTGCCGCAGATGCGAAAAGTGTTCGATGCCTTCGTCGCCATGTTGCACCGTCGCTCGGGGCGGCCCGCCGAGGCCGCGGCGTGA
- a CDS encoding pyridoxal phosphate-dependent decarboxylase family protein produces the protein MTKSHPEISSTVGPSETLDPANWDDVRAQAHRMLDEAIDAIANIRAQPVWRPIPDDVRARFRDELPREPSELGDIYREYSEFIAPYATGNVHPGFMGWVHGGGNVVGMLAEMLAGGLNANLGGRDHMPIEVERQITEWTRTMFGFPESASGVFVTGTSMANLMAVWVARTAALGASVRQHGVGGEGALLTAYTSKAAHGCVSKAMDLAGFGTDALRNMPVDRSHRVDVEAMRIQIKRDRDVGLKPFLVVGSAGTVDIGAIDDLAALSALCRKEKLWFHVDGAYGALGVLSAALAPRLAGLENADSVALDFHKWGQVPYDAGFLLVRDQKRHLDAFAAPAVYLRRETRGLAAGSPWPCDLGPDLSRGFRALKTWFTLKAFGTEKLGAMIERTCALARYLEAKVSSEQQLELIAPAQLNIVCFRYRSTDADRINGEIVADIQEAGIAAPSTTTLDGKLAIRAAIVNHRTDTRDLDALLAAVLEFGLKRSAEDHAA, from the coding sequence GTGACGAAGTCGCACCCCGAGATATCTTCAACGGTCGGGCCGAGCGAAACGCTGGATCCGGCGAACTGGGACGATGTGCGCGCGCAAGCTCATCGCATGCTCGATGAGGCGATCGATGCCATTGCCAATATCCGCGCGCAGCCGGTCTGGCGTCCGATTCCGGATGACGTCCGCGCGCGCTTTCGCGATGAACTTCCGCGCGAGCCGTCGGAGCTCGGCGATATCTACCGGGAATATTCCGAATTCATCGCGCCCTATGCGACCGGCAATGTTCATCCCGGTTTCATGGGATGGGTGCATGGCGGCGGCAACGTGGTCGGTATGCTCGCGGAGATGCTGGCGGGTGGACTGAACGCCAATCTCGGCGGCCGCGATCACATGCCGATCGAAGTCGAGCGCCAGATCACGGAATGGACGCGCACGATGTTCGGCTTTCCCGAAAGCGCGAGCGGCGTCTTCGTGACCGGCACGTCGATGGCGAACCTGATGGCGGTGTGGGTGGCGCGCACCGCGGCGCTTGGCGCCTCCGTGCGACAACACGGCGTCGGTGGCGAAGGGGCGTTGCTGACGGCCTACACGTCGAAGGCCGCGCATGGTTGCGTGTCCAAGGCGATGGATCTTGCCGGCTTCGGGACCGATGCGTTGCGAAACATGCCGGTCGATCGTTCGCATCGCGTCGACGTCGAAGCGATGCGTATACAGATCAAACGCGATCGCGACGTCGGCTTGAAGCCGTTCCTCGTGGTCGGCTCGGCCGGCACCGTCGATATCGGCGCGATCGATGATCTTGCTGCGCTGAGCGCGTTGTGCCGCAAGGAAAAACTCTGGTTTCATGTCGACGGCGCCTATGGCGCGCTCGGCGTGCTGTCGGCGGCGCTCGCGCCGCGGCTCGCTGGACTGGAGAACGCCGATTCCGTCGCGCTCGATTTCCACAAGTGGGGTCAGGTGCCATATGACGCGGGCTTTCTGCTCGTGCGCGATCAGAAACGGCATCTCGATGCCTTTGCGGCGCCGGCGGTCTATTTGCGGCGCGAGACGCGGGGACTTGCCGCGGGTTCGCCATGGCCGTGCGACCTTGGACCGGATCTGTCGCGCGGCTTCCGCGCGTTGAAGACGTGGTTCACCCTGAAGGCCTTCGGCACCGAGAAGTTAGGGGCGATGATCGAGCGCACCTGCGCCCTCGCACGCTATCTGGAGGCAAAGGTTTCATCGGAGCAGCAGTTGGAGCTGATCGCGCCGGCGCAGCTCAACATTGTCTGCTTCCGTTATCGATCGACCGATGCCGATCGCATCAACGGCGAGATCGTGGCCGATATCCAGGAGGCTGGCATTGCCGCGCCGTCGACCACGACGCTCGACGGCAAGCTCGCGATCCGTGCGGCGATCGTCAACCATCGCACCGACACGCGCGATCTCGATGCGCTCCTGGCCGCGGTGCTGGAATTCGGCCTGAAGCGATCTGCGGAAGATCACGCCGCGTGA